Genomic segment of Primulina tabacum isolate GXHZ01 chromosome 11, ASM2559414v2, whole genome shotgun sequence:
TTGTTTAGAACTCGAGTTTCATTTCATTTGGTCTTAGATGCAGAATTCAGAAATCGAGAAGATATCTGATAATAAAGGCACTTGCAGTCAAGAAAATGAAAGGTATCTATTTCTTGAATATTGCTAATACTTGGACCTATTGAAGAAGTGTAACTTTTTCCTTGGCTAATCTAAAAATTACTGCTCGTGATTTCAGCCAAGTAGCAGGCAATGAAGCCTCTTCTGCTGTCCCTGCAGATGTCCAAGGTCATCATCATCCCAGTTTCATTCATGAATGTTCAATGCTAGTTCATATTTTGTTCACTTTGTATCTAAAACTAAATTGTTCGTTATGTTAGGAACGCAAATAACTCCGGCACCATCAAAAAAGATTGAAAACAAGAGTTTGCATTCAGCCAGAAAGATAGCTAGCTTACTTAAAAATCCTTCAGCAATGAAATCAAAGTATCAGTTGCAAAACTCACAAGTCAAAAGCATTAAACGGGCTACTGTTAAAAGGTTGATCTTTGTATATTTTGGATACCTACACTCTCCATACTTCATGATTTTTCATGTGTCAACTCAAGGCCCGACTCATATTTCATCAGGGAAAATAATGCGAAGAACAATGTTGGAACTCCAAACTTTGCCCATGATTACCCAGCCATAAAGAAGCAAAAGCTGGAAGGAGGACAATCTCGGCAGGTGGATATCATTTTTAACAGAAACTTTGTTCTCCATATATTTTTTCGCGTTCTATTGTGCTTTCTTTGGTAATATCTGTTTTAAATCCTCTCTCTTTTTCTTAGATTCAAACAATCAATAAACCTGCCAACTTGCCTCACAAAACGAGATTGGGTACCATAAGCAGTAGTTCCACCAATTTACGCCTTTCAAATGCTGCAAAAACTTGTAAAGAGGACAGACGGGTAGGCTTTCGCAAAATTTAGTGCTGTTATTCTCATAAACTTTCTCCgaacataaaataaaacattgaTTTGTGTTTATTGTGAAGATGTATGTTCGAGAACCAGCAGTTCCATTTGTATCTATGGCGGAAATGATGAATAAGTTCCAATCAAGCACCAGAGAGATTACCTTGCCTCGCAGCAGTTCTGTTTCACAGGTAACTATGTCTTCTTTTTCGCTTCTGAGAAGTTTTACTTCTTTAATTCATCACCGTGGATGCACAATAACCTGTATTGTCAATCACTGAATTATTCAGGGCAATGCCACGGGAACAGTACAACAGAGGAAATTGAAGCTTACATTAACAAGGCCAAAGACACCTGAATTTGAAACATCTCAACGGGTTCGTTGTACTAAAATTAAAAGTTCAGCGGAATTGGAGGAAGAGATGATGGCTAAAATTCCCAAGTTTAAGGCTCTCCCTCTGAACAAAAAAGTACGTGTTAACTTTATAAGATTTCAAAGAACCGAGGAATTTTCACCATACTTAATTATTTTACTTATTATACGAAGATTCTCGAGGCTCCGACTATAACAGCAATACAAAAAAGTGCACCCCAACCTCCTCAATTCAAGGTAAATAAGCCACTAACTAGCAAATAAAAGATCGAACTTTGAGCATTATTAGTtgcaaataacaaaaaatatcgTCTTCCTTTGCACAGGAATTCCATTTGGAGACAATGTCAAGGGCCAATCAGAAGGCAGAAACATCTACTGTGGCCTCCATAGAACCAACACAGGAACAGGTACTTGCGAATATCTGCAAGCATCATCAagatatttattattaaaagttTAATGAAAGAATTCAACATATTTTTTTGTTCATTGCAGAACAATGAATGGAAGCCACAACTTACAGCACCAAAATCACCCCTTCTTCAGACTTATCTACGAGCACGTCCTCCGAGGGTCAAATCTTCCATAGAACTAGAGGAAGAAGAACTTAAAAAAGTTCCGCAGTTTAAGGCGAGACCTTTGAATAGAAAGGTAGATTACTAACACCTTCTGATGAAAATCATCTGGCAAAACCTGTTCCTTTACCATTTTCTATGTGCTTGCAGATACTAGAAAGTAAGGGAGAGATAGGTCTGTTGAGCAACACCAAGAAACCGGTTACCATACCTCAAGAATTTCACTTTGCCATTGATAAAAGAATCCCACCTCCTACCGCTGTCGTAGATCTATTTGATAAGGTAACATTTCGTCACTCAATGATACTGGATTTTTACCATGTTTATCTCATCATGCGTAACTTTTTCTCCATATTTTTCAGCTTTCGTTAGTTTCAGAGCCGCTGCCACATCAGGAGAAGCTTCCTAGAAATACGACACTAGATCCATTCCATCTCCACACAGAGGTATGAatattctttcatcatattgaCGGAGTTTTACCAGGCTGACTGGTTTTCAgcacatttatttttatttatattgattTTTCGTTCCTG
This window contains:
- the LOC142518433 gene encoding protein TPX2-like isoform X1, whose protein sequence is MAVLEESLSMNPFAIDNVYEFSAPRFYDFLREETNEEIRKAELWFENARSYAPSPFNPRIKAIRSVQTQILCKFDEDEQPNEVTETSESASNSEPRADLVSTEAKEEVAPAEIKMQNSEIEKISDNKGTCSQENESQVAGNEASSAVPADVQGTQITPAPSKKIENKSLHSARKIASLLKNPSAMKSKYQLQNSQVKSIKRATVKRENNAKNNVGTPNFAHDYPAIKKQKLEGGQSRQIQTINKPANLPHKTRLGTISSSSTNLRLSNAAKTCKEDRRMYVREPAVPFVSMAEMMNKFQSSTREITLPRSSSVSQGNATGTVQQRKLKLTLTRPKTPEFETSQRVRCTKIKSSAELEEEMMAKIPKFKALPLNKKILEAPTITAIQKSAPQPPQFKEFHLETMSRANQKAETSTVASIEPTQEQNNEWKPQLTAPKSPLLQTYLRARPPRVKSSIELEEEELKKVPQFKARPLNRKILESKGEIGLLSNTKKPVTIPQEFHFAIDKRIPPPTAVVDLFDKLSLVSEPLPHQEKLPRNTTLDPFHLHTEERGAEKEKKRTEELMQKQLEEERARIPKAIPYPYTTDYPEIPPKPEPKPCTKPEPFRLESLLKHEEEMRREMEERRRTEMDEAQMRIFKAQPILKEDPIPVPEIQRKPLTEVQVFNLQINHRAAERAEFDKKIKEKEATYKRYREEAESERMMEEEKALKQLRRTLVPHARPVPNFDNPFLPQKSSKVVTKAKSPRMHIARTTEKRRVVFPAPATATSAAASYMR
- the LOC142518433 gene encoding protein TPX2-like isoform X2, which gives rise to MAVLEESLSMNPFAIDNVYEFSAPRFYDFLREETNEEIRKAELWFENARSYAPSPFNPRIKAIRSVQTQILCKFDEDEQPNEVTETSESASNSEPRADLVSTEAKEEVAPAEIKNSEIEKISDNKGTCSQENESQVAGNEASSAVPADVQGTQITPAPSKKIENKSLHSARKIASLLKNPSAMKSKYQLQNSQVKSIKRATVKRENNAKNNVGTPNFAHDYPAIKKQKLEGGQSRQIQTINKPANLPHKTRLGTISSSSTNLRLSNAAKTCKEDRRMYVREPAVPFVSMAEMMNKFQSSTREITLPRSSSVSQGNATGTVQQRKLKLTLTRPKTPEFETSQRVRCTKIKSSAELEEEMMAKIPKFKALPLNKKILEAPTITAIQKSAPQPPQFKEFHLETMSRANQKAETSTVASIEPTQEQNNEWKPQLTAPKSPLLQTYLRARPPRVKSSIELEEEELKKVPQFKARPLNRKILESKGEIGLLSNTKKPVTIPQEFHFAIDKRIPPPTAVVDLFDKLSLVSEPLPHQEKLPRNTTLDPFHLHTEERGAEKEKKRTEELMQKQLEEERARIPKAIPYPYTTDYPEIPPKPEPKPCTKPEPFRLESLLKHEEEMRREMEERRRTEMDEAQMRIFKAQPILKEDPIPVPEIQRKPLTEVQVFNLQINHRAAERAEFDKKIKEKEATYKRYREEAESERMMEEEKALKQLRRTLVPHARPVPNFDNPFLPQKSSKVVTKAKSPRMHIARTTEKRRVVFPAPATATSAAASYMR